In the Oryzias melastigma strain HK-1 unplaced genomic scaffold, ASM292280v2 sc00567, whole genome shotgun sequence genome, one interval contains:
- the LOC112140908 gene encoding angiotensinogen, protein MRRLQAPLLVVLLCCCLSRANRVYVHPFYLFAADNVSCETLKNQMSKPLETLPVSPLDSEVLTPDNRDPSKVNRQNITERTAFLAELLNPLGLRMYLALSKMQSSKNTLFSPVNTCESLFSFYLGASKTTASFFLSLLGLSDIVREECLSIVDGHKVLGTLQNIHSFSGPEEKITTQVWAFARKDAQLSRDFIQGTQDFSDSSFIRGVDFSNPQEAETLVNSFVEKTSDGNLRNVFGDLNPSSNILFLSSFNFQGKWKTAFQPEKTSLQEFYLNATTTVMTPMMTRTGRYHYLNDKLKRCTVLKLPLTKQAYMLLVLPHEGVNLNNIETEGNLHMNVFSAWHQNLQEGPLELSLPKLSTSSVNDLNDLLTNMSPEIEAKLLGSEAEFSQLSNITPFSIDKAVNTVRLDLSEEGAEPEDEKEAADVPLRLSFNRPFFFSVIEGYNNAILLLGRITNPSF, encoded by the exons ATGCGGAGACTACAGGCACCTCTTCTAGTCGTTCTTCTATGCTGCTGCTTGTCGAGAGCCAACCGGGTCTACGTTCACCCCTTCTATCTGTTTGCTGCTGATAATGTCAGCTGTGAGACCCTGAAGAACCAGATGAGCAAGCCTCTGGAAACACTCCCCGTCAGCCCCCTTGACAGTGAAGTCTTGACACCAGACAACAGGGACCCATCAAAAGTGAATCGACAGAACATCACTGAAAGGACGGCCTTTCTGGCTGAGCTGCTGAACCCTCTCGGCCTGAGAATGTATCTTGCTCTCAGCAAGATGCAGAGCAGCAAAAACACCCTCTTTTCTCCCGTCAACACGTGTGAGTCTCTATTTAGTTTCTACCTGGGAGCTTCCAAGACGACGGCAAGCTTTTTTCTG aGTCTTCTAGGCCTGAGTGACATCGTCAGAGAGGAATGTTTGTCCATAGTGGATGGACACAAAGTTCTCGGCACCCTGCAGAACATTCATTCTTTCAGTGGACCCGAAGAGAAAATAACCACCCAAGTCTGGGCCTTCGCTCGCAAGGATGCTCAGCTGTCAAGGGATTTTATCCAAGGAACACAGGACTTCTCCGACTCCTCATTTATCAGAGGAGTGGACTTCTCCAACCCCCAGGAGGCGGAGACTTTAGTGAACAGTTTTGTGGAGAAAACGTCAGATGGAAACTTGAGGAACGTCTTCGGAGACCTCAATCCCAGCAGCAACATTTTGTTCCTCTCCTCCTTCAACTTCCAAG GGAAGTGGAAAACAGCCTTCCAGCCCGAGAAGACTTCCCTGCAGGAGTTTTACTTGAATGCAACAACAACAGTGATGACTCCAATGATGACGCGCACAGGCCGCTACCACTACCTGAACGATAAG TTGAAGAGATGCACGGTTCTGAAACTGCCTCTGACCAAACAAGCCTACATGCTGCTGGTTCTGCCTCATGAAGGAGTCAACCTCAACAACATCGAGACAGAAGGAAATCTGcacatgaatgttttttctgcCTGGCATCAGAACCTTCAAGAAGG TCCATTGGAGCTGTCACTCCCGAAGCTCTCCACGTCTTCTGTGAACGACCTGAACGACCTGCTGACCAACATGAGCCCAGAAATCGAGGCCAAGTTGTTGGGCTCTGAGGCCGAGTTCAGCCAGCTCAGCAACATCACACCTTTCAGCATAGATAAG GCTGTAAACACGGTGCGGTTAGACTTGTCGGAAGAAGGAGCAGAACCTGAAGACGAGAAAGAAGCAGCAGACGTCCCTCTGAGACTGTCATTCAACAGACCGTTCTTCTTCTCCGTCATTGAAGGATACAACAACGCCATTCTCCTCCTGGGCAGGATCACCAACCCCTCATTTTGA